From Xyrauchen texanus isolate HMW12.3.18 chromosome 36, RBS_HiC_50CHRs, whole genome shotgun sequence, one genomic window encodes:
- the LOC127630233 gene encoding apolipoprotein A-I-2-like translates to MRFVALALMVLLAVCQARFLQDEAPSQLDHMNSAMQVYADNLKQAAHKSLNHLDDTEFKDYKEFLGQSIDNIHSYFQHTFEALKPIATQVLEASAPMREKLTKDIEDLRKQLEPKREELRQVLAKHFQEYHDELKPFLDEYLTKQREQMEELKTKLEPVMKTMKGKIETNWEETKSKLMPIMELLRDKLTEHLQELKTVLDPYIQEYKEQMEKGIQEFRESVRSGELRKKMNNLREEVKPHIEAIFAAIQKAASKE, encoded by the exons ATGAGGTTTGTAGCTCTCGCACTGATGGTGTTGCTGGCAG TTTGCCAGGCCCGTTTCCTGCAGGATGAAGCTCCATCACAACTGGATCACATGAATTCGGCAATGCAGGTTTATGCAGATAATTTGAAGCAGGCCGCACACAAGAGCCTCAATCATCTCGATGACACAGAATTCAAAGACTACAA GGAGTTCCTAGGCCAGTCCATAGACAACATCCACAGCTATTTTCAGCATACCTTCGAAGCCCTCAAACCAATCGCCACTCAGGTATTAGAAGCATCCGCCCCCATGCGCGAGAAGCTGACGAAGGACATCGAGGACCTCCGCAAGCAGCTCGAGCCCAAGCGCGAGGAGCTCAGGCAGGTGCTGGCGAAGCACTTCCAGGAGTACCACGATGAGCTCAAGCCTTTCCTCGATGAATACCTGACGAAACAGCGTGAGCAGATGGAAGAGCTGAAGACCAAGTTGGAGCCCGTGATGAAAACCATGAAGGGGAAAATCGAGACCAACTGGGAGGAGACCAAGTCTAAGCTGATGCCCATCATGGAGCTTTTGCGCGACAAGCTGACGGAGCATCTCCAGGAGCTGAAGACTGTGTTGGATCCCTACATCCAGGAATACAAGGAACAGATGGAGAAGGGCATCCAGGAGTTCCGTGAGAGCGTGAGGTCTGGAGAACTGAGGAAAAAGATGAACAACCTGCGTGAGGAGGTGAAGCCCCACATCGAGGCCATCTTTGCAGCTATCCAGAAGGCCGCTAGCAAGGAGTAA